The Nerophis ophidion isolate RoL-2023_Sa linkage group LG09, RoL_Noph_v1.0, whole genome shotgun sequence genome contains a region encoding:
- the LOC133559616 gene encoding inactive ubiquitin carboxyl-terminal hydrolase 54-like isoform X1 — MSWKRNYPAAGVCAGAGAGISAATGGVTGGGMQGMLTPRTVTSIAPSKGLSNEPGQNSCFLNSALQVLWHLDIFRRSFRQLTSHKCMEDSCIFCALKNIFAQFQYSSDTVLPSDALRSALAKTFQDEQRFQLGIMDDAAECFENILMRIHFHIADESKEDICTARHCIPHQKFAMTLYEQCVCSSCGASSDPLPFIQMVHYISTTSLCNQAVKMLESRQNATPGMFGELLRNASMGDLRSCPSQCGQQLRMARVLLNSPEIITIGLVWDSEHSNLAEDVIHTLGTCLHLGDLFYRVTEEKARQAELYLVGMVCYYGRHYSTFFFQTKIRRWMYFDDAHVKEIGPKWKDVVSRCIKGHYQPLLLLYADPRGTPVSARDLQHITKACYDSEDSGREPSISSDTRTDSSTESTSSRQPPHWQHDSQASAVRRPRPDGPRHASLCSLDAVGNGTDAAPRKGGGARDRRRLRQSKADQGASSAGYHSEGETLKEQQVPRQAPRSSSGNLLRDFKETMSSILHSRPLSSSSTASLPAAAIASESKSASSGRPRPAWRPRREALNIDSIFARERRSRQAGYSPLERGLASEDGGSGAAYTANRGAASVSSWTLPAGGGREQAPPPRLIQRMESGYESSERNSGSPTSLDLSLGERKCAAKTSPSSGPPWKNTWPKDPSSSASRASPAPPAGRSELDQLQEEVLRRAREEERQRQQEKDREAALGFNPRPSKYLDLDQLQIQGEGDNLKQRLSEAELLLDQSVRLEQAGEVAAALSAVNDAVSKLRPAGKGGATLHSRLQRCMRRGRSIQQRLQHLHPHHLHRHGSPAEEQPSEEPVSQQVLLTLDSQWASRQHHQGPPLPPPPCHVALLSPPTASSPAGSTHNATVTADMALPPSVNTPAPVAAGSLPARGTLEQTHLAGSTSLTPTEEVDTATRWTGTPIQTPTHGWSSSETPAPNAGARTDLVEAESCHIRHTEATPPTRSCSYLPEGRGLKAPNTLSPSCPLTPPGHASSYPEGSRSVLPVERWAQNIRRYYSSHNAPGYTDSSHNAPGHTDSSHNAPGSDYSSHNVPVFTDSSHNAPGPSYSSNNVPVFTDSSLNVPGSDYSSHNALGPGYRPHNAPGSDYSIHNATWSDYRPHNAPGSDYSIHNATWSDYRPHNAPRPDYSIHNAPGPDYNSNNAPGPDYNSNNASGSDYSSHNAPGSDYSSHKGPLSELDWLYQNSLITPSMQQPDSPVSLQPSRGLKRITSGSCRSKTPTAEMERHAYSTPVSLTTKVEDETYSVENLRRVTRSLSSSVMGTVGPAHSRNYSSLPRHRPSSPTTDPSHLRHYRPPPQHAPPPTSPPPSTRGLPGPGRRTQQAAMFAPGGRERVAVSYGTLPRPPRRAQAASSSTSSLPGGVRAPPPGGLQSLYATLSRSACQREMPPLPGAGRGRSLPQPLRLDMPPEGDWRKSVARIRQTLPPLCSLCLQLPAEPPCPFCAPCAAYVARRRAAR; from the exons AACATCTTTGCTCAGTTCCAGTACAGCAgtgacaccgtgctgccctccGACGCCCTCCGAAGCGCCCTGGCTAAAACCTTCCAGGACGAGCAGAGGTTCCAGCTGGGCATCATGGACGACGCCGCCGAGTGCTTC GAGAACATCCTGATGAGGATCCACTTCCACATCGCCGACGAGTCCAAAGAAGACATCTGCACTGCCAGACACTGCATCCCTCACCAGAAGTTTGCCATGACGCTCTATGAACAA tgtgtgtgcagCAGCTGCGGAGCATCTTCAGACCCGCTACCCTTTATTCAGATGGTCCATTATATCTCCACCACCTCGCTGTG CAACCAGGCGGTGAAAATGCTGGAGTCCCGACAGAACGCCACCCCTGGAATGTTTGGGGAGTTGCTGAGGAACGCTAGCATGGGCGACCTGCGCAGTTGTCCT AGTCAATGCGGCCAGCAGCTGAGGATGGCTCGCGTCCTCCTCAACAGTCCAGAGATCATCACCATCGGTCTGGTTTGGGACTCGGAGCACTCAAACCTGGCAGAGGACGTCATCCACACGCTGGGCACCTGCCTGCACCTGGGAGAC TTGTTCTACAGGGTGACGGAGGAGAAAGCTCGCCAGGCGGAGCTCTACCTAGTGGGCATGGTGTGTTACTACGGCCGACACTACTCCACCTTCTTCTTCCAAACCAAAATCCGACGCTGGATGTACTTTGATGACGCACACGTCAAGGAG ATCGGTCCCAAGTGGAAGGACGTGGTGTCGCGCTGCATCAAGGGCCACTACCAGCCCCTCCTGCTGCTGTACGCCGACCCGCGCGGGACCCCCGTGTCGGCCCGGGATCTGCAGCACATCACCAAGGCGTGCTACGACAGCGAGGACTCGG GCCGCGAGCCGTCAATCTCAAGCGACACTCGCACCGACTCTTCGACGGAGAGCACCTCGTCCCGGCAGCCCCCCCACTGGCAGCATGACTCCCAGGCCTCCGCCGTCCGCCGGCCACGCCCCGACGGGCCGCGCCACGCCTCGCTCTGCAGCTTGGATGCCGTAG GCAACGGGACGGACGCCGCTCCGCGGAAGGGAGGCGGGGCCAGAGACAGGAGGCGCCTCCGGCAATCTAAAGCCGACCAGGGAGCCTCGTCAGCCGGTTACCACAGTGAGG GGGAGACGCTGAAGGAGCAGCAGGTTCCTCGCCAAGCCCCTCGGTCTTCTTCAGGCAACCTCCTGCGGGACTTCAAGGAGACCATGAGCAGCATCCTCCACAGCCGgcccctctcctcctcctccaccgcCTCCCTGCCGGCCGCCGCCATCGCCTCCGAATCCAAATCCGCCTCGTCGGGCAGGCCCCGGCCGGCGTGGAGGCCCCGCAGGGAGGCGCTGAACATCGACAGCATCTTCGCCAGGGAGAGGAGGAGCAGGCAGGCCGGCTACAGCCCGCTGGAGAGAGGTCTCGCCTCGGAGGACGGCGGCAGCGGAGCCGCCTACACGGCCAATCGGGGGGCGGCGTCCGTCTCCTCCTGGACTCTCCCGGCAGGGGGCGGTAGAGAGCAGGCCCCGCCTCCCAGGCTCATCCAGAGGATGGAGAGCGGCTACGAGAGCAGCGAGAGGAACAGCGGCAGTCCCACCAGCCTGGATCTCAGCCTGGGAGAAAG GAAGTGCGCGGCGAAGACGTCGCCCTCTTCGGGACCGCCATGGAAGAACACGTGGCCCAAAGACCCCAGCTCCTCCGCCTCCAGGGCGAGCCCGG cgccccccgcgggcCGCAGCGAGCTGGaccagctgcaggaggaggtgcTGAGGAGGGCGCGGGAGGAGGAGCGGCAGCGGCAGCAGGAGAAAGACAGGGAGGCGGCGCTCGGCTTCAACCCGCGACCCAGCAAGTACCTGGACCTGGACCAGCTGCAGATCCaag GTGAAGGTGACAATCTGAAGCAGCGTCTGTCGGAGGCGGAGCTTCTGTTGGACCAATCGGTGCGTCTGGAGCAGGCAGGCGAGGTCGCCGCCGCCCTGTCCGCCGTCAATGACGCCGTGT CTAAGCTACGACCGGCAGGCAAGGGCGGAGCTACTCTCCACAGCCGGCTGCAGCGTTGCATGAGGAGAGGTCGCAGCATTCAGCAACGTCTGCAGCATCTTCATCCTCATCATCTTCATCGTCATGGCTCACCTGCGGAGGAACAGCCCAG tGAAGAGCCTGTCTCGCAGCAAGTACTCCTGACACTGGACAGCCAATGGGCTTCCAGGCAGCACCATCAGGGCccgcctcttcctcctcctccctgCCACGTTGCGCTGCTCTCTCCCCCGACGGCCTCATCACCTGCCGGCTCCACCCACAACGCCACCGTAACCGCCGACATGGCCCTGCCCCCCAGTGTCAACACGCCCGCACCTGTTGCCGCCGGGTCACTTCCTGCTCGGGGTACTTTGGAACAGACACACCTGGCAGGGTCCACCTCGCTGACACCGACCGAGGAGGTGGACACCGCCACCCGGTGGACCGGGACCCCAATACAAACTCCGACCCACGGCTGGTCAAGTTCAGAAACCCCTGCGCCCAATGCTGGCGCCAGGACTGATCTGGTGGAGGCGGAGTCCTGTCACATCCGACACACAGAAGCCACGCCCCCTACCAGGAGCTGTTCTTACCTACCTGAAGGCCGTGGCCTGAAAGCACCAAACACCTTGTCGCCCTCGTGCCCTCTGACCCCACCTGGCCACGCCTCTTCCTACCCAGAGGGCAGCAGAAGTGTGCTGCCGGTGGAGCGCTGGGCACAAAACATCCGCAGATACTACAGCTCACACAATGCACCAGGGTACACTGACAGCTCCCACAATGCACCTGGGCACACTGACAGCTCCCACAACGCACCTGGGTCTGACTACAGCTCCCACAATGTACCTGTGTTCACTGACAGTTCCCACAATGCACCTGGGCCAAGCTACAGCTCCAACAATGTACCTGTTTTTACTGACAGCTCCCTCAATGTACCTGGGTCCGACTACAGCTCCCACAATGCACTTGGGCCCGGTTACAGACCCCACAATGCACCTGGGTCCGACTACAGCATCCACAATGCAACTTGGTCCGACTACAGACCCCACAATGCACCTGGGTCCGACTACAGCATCCACAATGCAACTTGGTCCGACTACAGACCCCACAATGCACCTCGGCCCGACTACAGCATCCACAATGCACCTGGGCCCGATTACAACTCCAACAATGCACCTGGGCCCGATTACAACTCCAACAATGCATCTGGGTCTGACTACAGCTCCCACAATGCACCTGGATCTGACTACAGTTCCCACAAAGGACCTCTGTCTGAGCTGGACTGGCTGTACCAGAACAGCCTGATAACTCCCAGCATGCAACAGCCGGACTCACCTGTCAGCCTGCAACCCAGCAGAG GACTGAAGAGGATCACGTCTGGATCGTGTCGCTCCAAAACTCCAACGGCAGAGATGGAGAGACACGCCTACTCAACACCTGTATCTCTCACCACCAAG GTGGAAGACGAGACCTACAGTGTGGAGAATTTGCGTCGCGTCACTCGCAGCCTGAGCAGCTCCGTCATGGGAACCGTTGGCCCCGCCCACAGCCGT AACTACTCCTCCCTCCCCCGTCACCGCCCCTCCTCCCCCACCAccgacccctcccacctccgtcACTACCGCCCTCCACCACAGCACGCCCCCCCGCCGACGTCACCGCCCCCCAGCACCCGGGGACTCCCAG GACCAGGAAGGCGGACCCAGCAGGCGGCCATGTTTGCTCCCGGCGGGCGCGAGCGAGTAGCCGTGAGTTACGGGACTCTTCCCCGCCCTCCTCGCCGAGCTCAGGCcgcctcctcctccacctcctcgcTCCCCGGGGGGGTCAGAGCTCCTCCCCCGGGGGGTCTGCAGAGTCTCTACGCCACTCTGTCCCGCTCCGCTTGCCAGCGTGAAATGCCGCCATTGCCAGGGGCGGGACGGGGGCGGAGCCTACCCCAGCCGCTGCGCCTGGACATGCCACCAGAGGGCGACTGGCGTAAGAGCGTCGCTCGCATTCGCCAGACGCTCCCTCCGCTCTGCTCGTTGTGCCTTCAGCTTCCTGCCGAGCCGCCCTGCCCCTTTTGCGCGCCCTGCGCCGCCTACGTGGCACGACGGCGCGCCGCCCGGTGA
- the LOC133559616 gene encoding inactive ubiquitin carboxyl-terminal hydrolase 54-like isoform X2, translating into MSWKRNYPAAGVCAGAGAGISAATGGVTGGGMQGMLTPRTVTSIAPSKGLSNEPGQNSCFLNSALQVLWHLDIFRRSFRQLTSHKCMEDSCIFCALKNIFAQFQYSSDTVLPSDALRSALAKTFQDEQRFQLGIMDDAAECFENILMRIHFHIADESKEDICTARHCIPHQKFAMTLYEQCVCSSCGASSDPLPFIQMVHYISTTSLCNQAVKMLESRQNATPGMFGELLRNASMGDLRSCPSQCGQQLRMARVLLNSPEIITIGLVWDSEHSNLAEDVIHTLGTCLHLGDLFYRVTEEKARQAELYLVGMVCYYGRHYSTFFFQTKIRRWMYFDDAHVKEIGPKWKDVVSRCIKGHYQPLLLLYADPRGTPVSARDLQHITKACYDSEDSGREPSISSDTRTDSSTESTSSRQPPHWQHDSQASAVRRPRPDGPRHASLCSLDAVGNGTDAAPRKGGGARDRRRLRQSKADQGASSAGYHSEGETLKEQQVPRQAPRSSSGNLLRDFKETMSSILHSRPLSSSSTASLPAAAIASESKSASSGRPRPAWRPRREALNIDSIFARERRSRQAGYSPLERGLASEDGGSGAAYTANRGAASVSSWTLPAGGGREQAPPPRLIQRMESGYESSERNSGSPTSLDLSLGERKCAAKTSPSSGPPWKNTWPKDPSSSASRASPAPPAGRSELDQLQEEVLRRAREEERQRQQEKDREAALGFNPRPSKYLDLDQLQIQGEGDNLKQRLSEAELLLDQSVRLEQAGEVAAALSAVNDAVSKLRPAGKGGATLHSRLQRCMRRGRSIQQRLQHLHPHHLHRHGSPAEEQPSEEPVSQQVLLTLDSQWASRQHHQGPPLPPPPCHVALLSPPTASSPAGSTHNATVTADMALPPSVNTPAPVAAGSLPARGTLEQTHLAGSTSLTPTEEVDTATRWTGTPIQTPTHGWSSSETPAPNAGARTDLVEAESCHIRHTEATPPTRSCSYLPEGRGLKAPNTLSPSCPLTPPGHASSYPEGSRSVLPVERWAQNIRRYYSSHNAPGYTDSSHNAPGHTDSSHNAPGSDYSSHNVPVFTDSSHNAPGPSYSSNNVPVFTDSSLNVPGSDYSSHNALGPGYRPHNAPGSDYSIHNATWSDYRPHNAPGSDYSIHNATWSDYRPHNAPRPDYSIHNAPGPDYNSNNAPGPDYNSNNASGSDYSSHNAPGSDYSSHKGPLSELDWLYQNSLITPSMQQPDSPVSLQPSRGLKRITSGSCRSKTPTAEMERHAYSTPVSLTTKVEDETYSVENLRRVTRSLSSSVMGTVGPAHSRDQEGGPSRRPCLLPAGASE; encoded by the exons AACATCTTTGCTCAGTTCCAGTACAGCAgtgacaccgtgctgccctccGACGCCCTCCGAAGCGCCCTGGCTAAAACCTTCCAGGACGAGCAGAGGTTCCAGCTGGGCATCATGGACGACGCCGCCGAGTGCTTC GAGAACATCCTGATGAGGATCCACTTCCACATCGCCGACGAGTCCAAAGAAGACATCTGCACTGCCAGACACTGCATCCCTCACCAGAAGTTTGCCATGACGCTCTATGAACAA tgtgtgtgcagCAGCTGCGGAGCATCTTCAGACCCGCTACCCTTTATTCAGATGGTCCATTATATCTCCACCACCTCGCTGTG CAACCAGGCGGTGAAAATGCTGGAGTCCCGACAGAACGCCACCCCTGGAATGTTTGGGGAGTTGCTGAGGAACGCTAGCATGGGCGACCTGCGCAGTTGTCCT AGTCAATGCGGCCAGCAGCTGAGGATGGCTCGCGTCCTCCTCAACAGTCCAGAGATCATCACCATCGGTCTGGTTTGGGACTCGGAGCACTCAAACCTGGCAGAGGACGTCATCCACACGCTGGGCACCTGCCTGCACCTGGGAGAC TTGTTCTACAGGGTGACGGAGGAGAAAGCTCGCCAGGCGGAGCTCTACCTAGTGGGCATGGTGTGTTACTACGGCCGACACTACTCCACCTTCTTCTTCCAAACCAAAATCCGACGCTGGATGTACTTTGATGACGCACACGTCAAGGAG ATCGGTCCCAAGTGGAAGGACGTGGTGTCGCGCTGCATCAAGGGCCACTACCAGCCCCTCCTGCTGCTGTACGCCGACCCGCGCGGGACCCCCGTGTCGGCCCGGGATCTGCAGCACATCACCAAGGCGTGCTACGACAGCGAGGACTCGG GCCGCGAGCCGTCAATCTCAAGCGACACTCGCACCGACTCTTCGACGGAGAGCACCTCGTCCCGGCAGCCCCCCCACTGGCAGCATGACTCCCAGGCCTCCGCCGTCCGCCGGCCACGCCCCGACGGGCCGCGCCACGCCTCGCTCTGCAGCTTGGATGCCGTAG GCAACGGGACGGACGCCGCTCCGCGGAAGGGAGGCGGGGCCAGAGACAGGAGGCGCCTCCGGCAATCTAAAGCCGACCAGGGAGCCTCGTCAGCCGGTTACCACAGTGAGG GGGAGACGCTGAAGGAGCAGCAGGTTCCTCGCCAAGCCCCTCGGTCTTCTTCAGGCAACCTCCTGCGGGACTTCAAGGAGACCATGAGCAGCATCCTCCACAGCCGgcccctctcctcctcctccaccgcCTCCCTGCCGGCCGCCGCCATCGCCTCCGAATCCAAATCCGCCTCGTCGGGCAGGCCCCGGCCGGCGTGGAGGCCCCGCAGGGAGGCGCTGAACATCGACAGCATCTTCGCCAGGGAGAGGAGGAGCAGGCAGGCCGGCTACAGCCCGCTGGAGAGAGGTCTCGCCTCGGAGGACGGCGGCAGCGGAGCCGCCTACACGGCCAATCGGGGGGCGGCGTCCGTCTCCTCCTGGACTCTCCCGGCAGGGGGCGGTAGAGAGCAGGCCCCGCCTCCCAGGCTCATCCAGAGGATGGAGAGCGGCTACGAGAGCAGCGAGAGGAACAGCGGCAGTCCCACCAGCCTGGATCTCAGCCTGGGAGAAAG GAAGTGCGCGGCGAAGACGTCGCCCTCTTCGGGACCGCCATGGAAGAACACGTGGCCCAAAGACCCCAGCTCCTCCGCCTCCAGGGCGAGCCCGG cgccccccgcgggcCGCAGCGAGCTGGaccagctgcaggaggaggtgcTGAGGAGGGCGCGGGAGGAGGAGCGGCAGCGGCAGCAGGAGAAAGACAGGGAGGCGGCGCTCGGCTTCAACCCGCGACCCAGCAAGTACCTGGACCTGGACCAGCTGCAGATCCaag GTGAAGGTGACAATCTGAAGCAGCGTCTGTCGGAGGCGGAGCTTCTGTTGGACCAATCGGTGCGTCTGGAGCAGGCAGGCGAGGTCGCCGCCGCCCTGTCCGCCGTCAATGACGCCGTGT CTAAGCTACGACCGGCAGGCAAGGGCGGAGCTACTCTCCACAGCCGGCTGCAGCGTTGCATGAGGAGAGGTCGCAGCATTCAGCAACGTCTGCAGCATCTTCATCCTCATCATCTTCATCGTCATGGCTCACCTGCGGAGGAACAGCCCAG tGAAGAGCCTGTCTCGCAGCAAGTACTCCTGACACTGGACAGCCAATGGGCTTCCAGGCAGCACCATCAGGGCccgcctcttcctcctcctccctgCCACGTTGCGCTGCTCTCTCCCCCGACGGCCTCATCACCTGCCGGCTCCACCCACAACGCCACCGTAACCGCCGACATGGCCCTGCCCCCCAGTGTCAACACGCCCGCACCTGTTGCCGCCGGGTCACTTCCTGCTCGGGGTACTTTGGAACAGACACACCTGGCAGGGTCCACCTCGCTGACACCGACCGAGGAGGTGGACACCGCCACCCGGTGGACCGGGACCCCAATACAAACTCCGACCCACGGCTGGTCAAGTTCAGAAACCCCTGCGCCCAATGCTGGCGCCAGGACTGATCTGGTGGAGGCGGAGTCCTGTCACATCCGACACACAGAAGCCACGCCCCCTACCAGGAGCTGTTCTTACCTACCTGAAGGCCGTGGCCTGAAAGCACCAAACACCTTGTCGCCCTCGTGCCCTCTGACCCCACCTGGCCACGCCTCTTCCTACCCAGAGGGCAGCAGAAGTGTGCTGCCGGTGGAGCGCTGGGCACAAAACATCCGCAGATACTACAGCTCACACAATGCACCAGGGTACACTGACAGCTCCCACAATGCACCTGGGCACACTGACAGCTCCCACAACGCACCTGGGTCTGACTACAGCTCCCACAATGTACCTGTGTTCACTGACAGTTCCCACAATGCACCTGGGCCAAGCTACAGCTCCAACAATGTACCTGTTTTTACTGACAGCTCCCTCAATGTACCTGGGTCCGACTACAGCTCCCACAATGCACTTGGGCCCGGTTACAGACCCCACAATGCACCTGGGTCCGACTACAGCATCCACAATGCAACTTGGTCCGACTACAGACCCCACAATGCACCTGGGTCCGACTACAGCATCCACAATGCAACTTGGTCCGACTACAGACCCCACAATGCACCTCGGCCCGACTACAGCATCCACAATGCACCTGGGCCCGATTACAACTCCAACAATGCACCTGGGCCCGATTACAACTCCAACAATGCATCTGGGTCTGACTACAGCTCCCACAATGCACCTGGATCTGACTACAGTTCCCACAAAGGACCTCTGTCTGAGCTGGACTGGCTGTACCAGAACAGCCTGATAACTCCCAGCATGCAACAGCCGGACTCACCTGTCAGCCTGCAACCCAGCAGAG GACTGAAGAGGATCACGTCTGGATCGTGTCGCTCCAAAACTCCAACGGCAGAGATGGAGAGACACGCCTACTCAACACCTGTATCTCTCACCACCAAG GTGGAAGACGAGACCTACAGTGTGGAGAATTTGCGTCGCGTCACTCGCAGCCTGAGCAGCTCCGTCATGGGAACCGTTGGCCCCGCCCACAGCCGT GACCAGGAAGGCGGACCCAGCAGGCGGCCATGTTTGCTCCCGGCGGGCGCGAGCGAGTAG